The Oligoflexia bacterium genome segment TTTACGGAATGGGCCAATTTGATTCAAGCATTACCACGAGCCGTACAAAACGAAATCAAGTGGGCAGAACTTTTCACACAATTTTGGGCATGAACATCGCTTTAGGCGAAATGTTTTTGGCAATGGAAGTTGATAGCTACAATACAACTGTTGCCACAGCGAAATTCGGCGCTCGGTTTTAGTTTTGAGAGTTACAATTTTAGAATTTTTTCAACAAGACCGGTTGTGGAATGCCCTTTTACAAACGGAAGACTTTTTACTAATCCACCATACGACTCAACAAAATCTCTACCTATGATTTTATCTGGAGTCCAATCGCCACCTTTCACTAGAATTTGAGGCTTCACTAATTTTATAAGTTCAAGGGGAGTTTGTTCATCAAAAATACTGACGGCGTCAACAGCCTTCAGATGCAGTAAAATTTCGGAACGATCGGATTCATTTTGAATTGGTCGCTGGGGGCCTTTGAGCTTACCAACACTGGCGTCTGA includes the following:
- the rfaE2 gene encoding D-glycero-beta-D-manno-heptose 1-phosphate adenylyltransferase, whose amino-acid sequence is MKLKSLSRAEVSEYCEKLHTQNKKIVFTNGCFDILHLGHVRYLSEARALGDFLFIGVNSDASVGKLKGPQRPIQNESDRSEILLHLKAVDAVSIFDEQTPLELIKLVKPQILVKGGDWTPDKIIGRDFVESYGGLVKSLPFVKGHSTTGLVEKILKL